From a single Anaerolineales bacterium genomic region:
- a CDS encoding trimethylamine methyltransferase family protein — MNNVRPRLTLMTEDQIQEAHLNVLKVLSETGVRVDSPEILRMLEWKLGLKAEDRTIKFPPEIVEEAIKSAPKTIDIYDRRGEYKLKLGEDRLRFGVGVTALFYQNPVDETLDIFKRENFRDLVRLGSSLKHYDVISTVGIVRDVDEELGDLYGSLEHIANTTKPLVLLVSDENKFPDVLEMFELLHGKDLGDKPFIIPYFNPVSPLVMNAGTVDKMKVAIERGLPIIFSNYSMAGASTPLTPAGTLTLLMAELLAGLVISQTIKKGAEILLGMLPVYFDMRTMLNFYDPQSILISVACSEMMKHYGIPHCSTSGSGTGWGMDLIAADTYWMNTLALLLSHGHLAPFIGDSLGSKSISPTTFVHCHEIIDQALRIHNGFQLDDLNSAVDEIFKVGPGKSFLNQPSTLRNYKNGYYVSGVYPRYSMEKWLEAGAPPARQVLREKTQDLLASAPAPEDYDEFIAKGEKFITKLQN, encoded by the coding sequence ATGAATAACGTCCGCCCGCGCTTGACTTTAATGACCGAAGACCAAATTCAGGAAGCGCATCTCAATGTGCTGAAAGTGTTGAGCGAGACCGGCGTGCGCGTGGATTCGCCTGAGATCCTGCGCATGCTCGAATGGAAGTTGGGACTGAAAGCCGAAGACCGCACCATCAAATTCCCGCCTGAAATTGTGGAAGAAGCCATCAAGTCCGCGCCGAAGACGATCGATATATACGACCGCCGTGGCGAATATAAACTCAAACTCGGCGAAGACCGTCTGCGCTTTGGGGTGGGGGTCACGGCGCTCTTCTATCAAAACCCCGTCGATGAAACGCTCGACATTTTTAAGCGTGAGAACTTCCGCGATCTGGTCCGGCTCGGCTCGAGCCTGAAGCATTACGATGTCATTTCCACCGTCGGCATTGTGCGCGATGTGGATGAAGAACTCGGCGACCTGTACGGCTCGCTCGAGCATATCGCCAACACCACCAAGCCGCTCGTCCTGCTCGTTTCCGACGAAAACAAATTCCCCGATGTGCTCGAAATGTTCGAGCTGCTGCATGGCAAAGACCTCGGCGACAAACCCTTCATCATCCCGTATTTCAACCCGGTCAGCCCGCTGGTGATGAATGCCGGCACGGTGGACAAGATGAAAGTCGCCATCGAGCGCGGGCTTCCCATCATTTTCTCCAATTACAGCATGGCAGGCGCATCCACGCCGCTCACACCGGCAGGCACGCTCACCCTGCTCATGGCGGAACTGCTCGCGGGCTTGGTCATCAGCCAGACCATCAAAAAAGGCGCGGAAATTCTGCTCGGCATGCTGCCCGTCTACTTCGACATGCGCACCATGCTCAATTTCTACGACCCGCAAAGCATCCTCATCAGCGTCGCCTGCTCCGAGATGATGAAACACTACGGCATTCCGCATTGTTCGACGTCGGGCAGCGGCACCGGCTGGGGCATGGATTTGATCGCCGCCGATACCTACTGGATGAACACGCTTGCGCTTCTGCTCTCACACGGACATCTGGCTCCGTTCATCGGAGATTCGCTCGGCTCGAAGTCCATCTCCCCAACCACCTTTGTCCACTGCCACGAGATCATCGACCAGGCGCTGCGCATTCATAACGGCTTTCAATTGGACGACCTCAACTCGGCGGTGGACGAGATCTTCAAAGTGGGACCCGGCAAAAGTTTTCTCAACCAGCCTTCCACACTGCGCAACTACAAAAACGGATATTATGTCAGCGGCGTGTATCCGCGCTACAGCATGGAGAAATGGTTGGAAGCCGGCGCGCCGCCTGCCCGTCAGGTTTTGCGCGAAAAGACGCAGGATCTGCTGGCATCCGCGCCAGCGCCGGAAGATTATGATGAATTCATTGCAAAAGGGGAGAAGTTCATCACAAAACTTCAAAATTGA
- a CDS encoding RIO1 family regulatory kinase/ATPase, with product MNTNMNPKDLYELYDELDDLDSDGTKPSNKRVSQKRESKKRDMEAKLFIRAQEASREFKFTYKAARFEEWWLLDSLAAFHDHKWISDVLRRVKGGKEASVYLCKPGVGVEAPLLAAKVYRPRSLRNLKNDQQYRVGRTDLDEDGHALWKEADINAIIKRTRYGEEVRHQSWIAYEFVTMELLHEAGADVPKPFAKEKNAILMEFVGDAGTAAPPLSHVSLDPDEAEPLFERVVRNMDIMLSKDRIHGDLSAYNILYWDGDIKLIDFPQVVIPESNPSSWGIFQRDVMRICQYFSAQGVRTDAKKLAADLWTSHGHRVFEKVHPKYLDPENPEDRKRWEKEK from the coding sequence ATGAATACAAATATGAACCCGAAAGACCTGTACGAACTGTACGACGAACTCGATGACCTCGACAGCGACGGGACCAAACCGTCCAACAAGCGTGTCAGCCAGAAGCGCGAATCAAAGAAGCGTGATATGGAGGCGAAACTCTTCATCCGCGCGCAGGAAGCCTCCAGGGAGTTCAAGTTCACCTACAAAGCCGCGCGCTTCGAGGAGTGGTGGCTGTTGGATTCGCTCGCCGCATTCCACGACCATAAATGGATCTCCGATGTCCTGCGCCGTGTCAAAGGCGGGAAGGAGGCTTCGGTCTACCTGTGCAAGCCCGGGGTCGGGGTCGAAGCGCCGCTGCTTGCCGCCAAGGTCTACCGTCCGCGCTCGCTGCGCAATCTCAAGAACGACCAGCAATACCGCGTCGGGCGCACGGACCTGGACGAGGACGGTCACGCGCTGTGGAAGGAAGCCGACATCAACGCCATCATCAAGCGCACCCGCTATGGTGAGGAAGTGCGGCACCAGTCGTGGATCGCGTACGAGTTCGTGACGATGGAGTTGCTGCACGAGGCGGGCGCGGATGTGCCCAAGCCGTTCGCGAAAGAGAAGAACGCCATCCTGATGGAGTTTGTCGGTGATGCAGGGACCGCCGCGCCGCCGCTCAGTCATGTCTCGCTCGACCCGGATGAGGCGGAGCCGTTGTTCGAGCGCGTTGTCCGCAACATGGACATCATGCTCTCGAAGGACCGCATCCATGGCGACCTTTCGGCGTACAACATCCTGTATTGGGACGGCGACATCAAGTTGATCGACTTTCCGCAGGTCGTCATCCCCGAGTCCAACCCGTCTTCGTGGGGTATCTTCCAGCGCGATGTGATGCGCATCTGCCAGTATTTCTCCGCGCAGGGCGTCCGCACCGATGCGAAGAAACTCGCCGCCGATCTGTGGACCTCGCACGGGCATCGCGTGTTCGAGAAGGTGCATCCGAAATATCTCGACCCTGAGAACCCCGAAGACCGCAAGCGTTGGGAGAAGGAGAAGTAG
- a CDS encoding TIGR02391 family protein: MIFVGHLDAHSLAQSYASFWKTLTWYRMYCVGRFGKDKASYKDGFESLKGSFEWLAENDNVSIYIKEPVTSLLEKIETRLNRKRLTDADIKYIADVLWEFENTWEDFSEKYLSAYLRRLAEKDLPKGMHPVLQLLDDEESNSAIVDSFKYFDWLLQKWLGVSPHDYYGESLVNFAFAPGEGKIKLNTHDNEQRGLRNLTSGLYALFRNPTAHRDIFDKNTGIIRLDGNVQTAATITSVISLLARLIYQNMFLSMDELIRKELNEFAQKHDWNTEIIQYPWSTYLEYSWGIGLIPESKYKSFRDCQLLVTLAEDNNGPYLSVRFKSQVEKQEIELFLSNIQQVSNLRAILRNPEKS; encoded by the coding sequence ATGATTTTTGTTGGACATTTGGACGCTCATAGCCTTGCTCAATCTTATGCAAGTTTTTGGAAAACATTAACTTGGTATAGGATGTATTGTGTTGGACGCTTTGGAAAGGATAAAGCATCTTACAAAGATGGCTTTGAATCACTTAAAGGTTCGTTTGAATGGCTTGCTGAAAACGATAATGTATCAATTTATATAAAAGAACCTGTGACATCCTTGTTAGAAAAAATTGAAACTAGACTAAATCGAAAGCGATTAACTGACGCTGATATTAAATATATAGCAGATGTTTTGTGGGAATTTGAGAATACTTGGGAAGATTTTTCTGAAAAGTATTTATCGGCATATTTACGGCGCTTGGCAGAAAAAGATTTGCCCAAAGGAATGCATCCTGTATTACAACTTTTGGATGATGAAGAAAGTAATTCAGCAATAGTTGATTCCTTTAAGTATTTTGATTGGCTGTTACAAAAGTGGCTTGGTGTTTCGCCACACGATTACTATGGAGAATCCTTAGTAAATTTTGCATTTGCCCCCGGTGAAGGCAAAATAAAACTCAATACTCACGATAATGAACAACGTGGATTAAGAAATCTTACATCGGGTTTGTATGCTTTGTTCCGAAACCCCACAGCACATCGAGATATATTCGATAAAAATACAGGCATAATTCGTCTCGATGGCAATGTACAGACAGCAGCAACAATAACTTCTGTGATTAGCCTGCTTGCAAGGCTAATTTATCAAAATATGTTTCTGAGCATGGATGAACTTATCAGAAAGGAATTAAACGAGTTCGCTCAAAAACATGACTGGAATACAGAGATAATTCAATATCCGTGGAGTACCTATCTTGAATATTCTTGGGGCATAGGGTTAATACCTGAATCAAAATACAAATCGTTCAGAGATTGTCAATTATTGGTTACTTTAGCCGAAGATAATAATGGCCCGTACCTTTCGGTTAGGTTCAAGAGCCAAGTTGAGAAACAGGAAATTGAACTATTTTTGTCAAACATTCAACAAGTCTCAAATCTTCGGGCTATATTGCGCAACCCAGAGAAATCCTAA
- a CDS encoding NUDIX hydrolase, producing the protein MSNLQPFITNKKGARRFACSAVALQAVVVNPEEKTLLLSSPTRNPNGAWQVVSGALEAGETVLEGTLREAREELGNIRVRPLGTIHVQTFHYDENVQYMIAIYYLLAYEGGEVQPGDDMQGSQYRWWSLAELNDEKVNIVVPPGQKWILERAIELYRLWKGQTRELQLSKL; encoded by the coding sequence ATGTCAAATCTGCAACCCTTTATTACGAATAAAAAAGGAGCTCGCCGTTTCGCTTGTTCTGCCGTTGCTCTCCAAGCCGTCGTGGTGAATCCAGAAGAAAAGACTCTCTTACTGTCCTCTCCTACTCGTAACCCAAACGGTGCCTGGCAAGTCGTGAGCGGCGCATTAGAAGCGGGCGAAACAGTTTTAGAAGGCACTTTGCGTGAAGCCCGTGAAGAACTCGGTAACATTCGTGTTCGTCCGCTTGGAACAATCCATGTCCAAACTTTTCATTATGACGAAAATGTTCAATACATGATCGCCATCTATTATTTACTTGCTTACGAAGGTGGAGAAGTTCAACCTGGCGATGATATGCAAGGCAGTCAATATCGTTGGTGGAGTTTGGCTGAACTGAATGATGAAAAAGTAAACATTGTTGTACCACCCGGTCAAAAATGGATCTTGGAAAGGGCGATAGAATTGTACCGATTATGGAAGGGACAGACCCGGGAGCTGCAATTGTCCAAGCTCTGA
- a CDS encoding aldehyde ferredoxin oxidoreductase family protein, with protein MLPILKLDLTDNTTEEFIIPKEWERDFLGGASLAARILYPHLTADLDPLSPEAPLLFINGPLTGTNGPTTGRFVICGKGPATGLWAESHIGGFWGPELRKAGYDGLWIHGKAPGPVYVWIQDGRLEVRDAAHVWGRDVYEAQEIVKADIAVKGARVAVIGEAGERGILYSSICCDHGRMAGRTGMGAVMGAKNLKAVAVHGTQTFEVTEAYAKLRSETNRALKQDNEAKVMSELGTAGAANYAEYLGAMPAKYYHQGAFEAVDEISGAKMTESLLVGRSACQGCVIACGRVVNLGDGAKRKGPEYETIVGFGPNLLIDDLREVVRLGELCDKYGMDTISTSNTIGLACHLFEMGRITLQDTGGLDLSWGNCLAVRQLIRMIARREGIGDIMAQGSRALGKAFGAEEEAVQVNGLEVAYHDPRGVSGMALSYATSPRGACHNQSDYFFVDWGHTHEEIGIGFFERHAQAEKAANVAKHQDWRTHFNSVLICIFANVPPQVQADLLNAQLGTDYSIADLTESGERAWNLKRAINNRMGLTAANDTLPKGLLEPFKEGGSAGFSPDIKGMLFAYYQVRGWDLETGKPTKEKLLELGLGDVANDLWG; from the coding sequence ATGCTCCCCATCCTGAAACTTGATCTCACTGATAACACCACTGAAGAATTCATCATCCCGAAAGAATGGGAGCGTGATTTTCTGGGCGGCGCATCCCTTGCCGCGCGGATCCTGTACCCGCATCTCACCGCCGACCTTGACCCGCTCTCGCCCGAAGCGCCGCTGCTCTTCATCAACGGTCCGCTGACGGGCACGAATGGACCGACCACCGGGCGTTTCGTCATTTGCGGGAAAGGTCCTGCCACGGGCTTGTGGGCGGAGTCGCATATCGGCGGCTTTTGGGGACCCGAACTCCGCAAGGCAGGCTACGACGGTTTGTGGATCCACGGAAAGGCACCGGGTCCGGTATATGTCTGGATCCAGGACGGCAGGCTCGAGGTCCGTGATGCGGCGCATGTATGGGGCAGGGATGTATATGAGGCGCAGGAGATCGTCAAAGCGGATATTGCAGTCAAAGGCGCGCGCGTCGCCGTGATCGGAGAGGCGGGGGAGCGCGGCATCCTGTATTCGTCCATCTGCTGTGACCACGGACGCATGGCGGGGCGCACGGGCATGGGCGCGGTGATGGGCGCGAAAAACTTAAAAGCAGTGGCGGTGCATGGCACGCAAACCTTTGAGGTGACCGAAGCGTATGCAAAACTTCGCTCCGAAACGAACCGCGCGTTGAAGCAGGATAACGAAGCAAAGGTGATGAGCGAGCTTGGCACGGCGGGTGCGGCGAACTATGCCGAGTATCTCGGCGCGATGCCCGCGAAATATTATCACCAGGGCGCGTTCGAGGCGGTGGATGAGATTTCCGGCGCGAAGATGACGGAGAGCCTTCTCGTTGGCAGGAGCGCGTGTCAGGGCTGTGTGATCGCCTGTGGGCGCGTGGTCAACCTCGGTGATGGCGCGAAGCGCAAAGGTCCCGAATATGAGACCATCGTTGGCTTTGGTCCGAACTTGTTGATCGATGACCTGCGGGAAGTGGTGCGCCTCGGCGAGTTGTGCGATAAATATGGCATGGATACCATCAGCACGTCGAACACGATCGGGCTGGCGTGCCATCTTTTTGAGATGGGAAGGATCACGCTTCAGGATACGGGCGGGCTGGATCTGAGTTGGGGGAATTGTCTCGCCGTTCGGCAGTTGATCCGCATGATCGCCCGCCGCGAAGGGATCGGCGACATCATGGCGCAGGGCTCGCGCGCGCTGGGCAAAGCCTTCGGCGCGGAGGAGGAGGCTGTGCAGGTCAACGGATTGGAAGTTGCCTATCACGACCCGCGCGGCGTTTCCGGCATGGCGCTCTCGTATGCCACCAGTCCGCGCGGCGCGTGCCACAACCAATCCGATTACTTCTTCGTGGACTGGGGTCATACGCACGAGGAGATCGGCATTGGGTTTTTCGAGCGTCACGCGCAGGCGGAGAAAGCCGCCAACGTGGCAAAGCATCAGGACTGGCGCACGCATTTCAACTCCGTGCTGATCTGCATCTTTGCCAACGTCCCGCCGCAAGTGCAGGCGGACCTGCTCAATGCGCAGCTCGGCACGGATTATTCCATTGCCGACCTGACGGAGTCCGGCGAGCGCGCTTGGAACCTGAAACGCGCCATCAACAACCGTATGGGCTTGACCGCCGCGAACGATACACTTCCCAAGGGGTTGCTCGAACCCTTTAAGGAGGGCGGCTCGGCAGGCTTTTCGCCCGATATCAAAGGGATGCTCTTTGCCTATTACCAGGTCCGCGGCTGGGATCTGGAAACCGGAAAGCCCACGAAGGAAAAGTTACTGGAGTTGGGGCTGGGGGATGTAGCGAACGATCTGTGGGGGTGA
- a CDS encoding SCP2 sterol-binding domain-containing protein, protein MSAVFPSAEWLKGLEDKLNSDAHYAEIAKNWEGDLFFTIEPEGNLKEQLTFYLDLWHGTCRKVEYNPDASAHPNPAFKLNASYNNITAVLTGKLNPMTAMMTMKLKVNGSMAYMMRNVPTVLDFVRCAQEVTNEIL, encoded by the coding sequence ATGTCCGCGGTATTTCCGAGTGCAGAATGGTTGAAGGGGTTGGAAGACAAATTGAATTCCGATGCGCATTATGCAGAGATCGCCAAGAACTGGGAGGGCGATCTGTTTTTTACCATCGAACCCGAAGGGAATTTAAAGGAACAACTCACGTTCTATCTGGACCTGTGGCATGGGACGTGTCGAAAGGTCGAATACAACCCGGATGCATCCGCCCATCCCAACCCCGCCTTCAAGTTGAACGCAAGTTATAACAACATCACTGCCGTGCTTACAGGGAAGTTGAACCCGATGACCGCCATGATGACCATGAAGTTGAAGGTCAATGGCAGTATGGCGTATATGATGCGCAACGTGCCCACCGTGCTGGACTTTGTCCGTTGCGCGCAGGAAGTGACGAACGAGATTCTCTGA
- a CDS encoding transporter substrate-binding domain-containing protein has translation MKKLFSLASLLVLASLVLAACGGGGSQAEDLLGAINERGYILVSTDPNYEPQSFLNTAGSRPADTKCPSDALTTAEMQGFDVDVAIAIGDALGVETCFATPDWDLITAGSWADKWDLSVGSMTITTARQQVLDFSTPYYYTPAMFAVRADSGFTSLAELEGEAICVGSATTYDQWLNGDIEGLGLPASSIYAQAPANVTVVPLPTDQECAQAIAAGRQDFVGYLTSETVINANIAAGFPVVKLGSAVYSEDLAAAVDKGASLSSASLLAEVSRIIDGLRADGTLSELSNKWFGEDLTQTPN, from the coding sequence ATGAAAAAACTGTTCTCACTTGCCAGCCTGCTCGTGCTGGCGTCTCTTGTACTTGCCGCGTGCGGGGGCGGTGGTTCGCAGGCGGAAGACCTGCTTGGCGCGATCAACGAACGCGGTTACATCCTCGTTTCGACCGACCCCAACTATGAACCCCAGTCCTTCCTGAACACCGCCGGTTCACGCCCCGCGGACACCAAGTGCCCGTCCGATGCGTTGACCACCGCTGAAATGCAGGGCTTCGATGTGGATGTTGCCATCGCCATCGGCGATGCGCTCGGCGTGGAAACCTGTTTCGCCACCCCGGATTGGGACCTTATCACCGCCGGCAGCTGGGCGGACAAATGGGACCTGAGCGTCGGCTCCATGACCATCACCACCGCCCGCCAGCAGGTGCTTGACTTCAGCACTCCCTACTACTACACCCCGGCTATGTTCGCAGTGCGTGCTGATTCCGGCTTCACCTCCCTTGCGGAATTGGAAGGCGAAGCGATCTGTGTCGGTTCCGCCACCACCTACGACCAGTGGCTGAACGGCGATATTGAAGGACTCGGTCTGCCCGCTTCCTCCATCTACGCCCAGGCACCCGCCAATGTGACCGTCGTCCCGCTGCCCACCGACCAGGAATGTGCGCAAGCGATCGCCGCCGGACGCCAGGATTTTGTCGGATACCTGACCTCGGAAACCGTCATTAATGCCAACATCGCCGCCGGTTTCCCGGTTGTCAAACTCGGCTCCGCCGTCTATTCGGAAGATCTCGCCGCCGCAGTTGACAAGGGCGCCAGCCTGTCCTCCGCCAGCCTGCTCGCGGAAGTCAGCCGCATCATCGATGGACTGCGCGCCGATGGCACGCTTTCCGAACTCTCGAACAAATGGTTTGGCGAAGACCTGACGCAAACTCCCAACTAA
- a CDS encoding amino acid ABC transporter permease: MNAFAKGKEGEAKSQGDLLFEAQQRKNRQFTRNVGVSWGILFLIVVYFFSGSSFLGIKTIQLNTDFIVKQIGFIAQGLPQTLLVSILAITLAMILALLAALGRLSTFPPFYALSTFYVSLIRGTPLYLQIFFFFLALPQLGIILTGLFAGVLALGLNYGAYMSEIFRAGLASVGKGQREAAAALGMTPLQTMRRVILPQALRFAIPPVGNEFIAMTKDSALVSATGFVHEIMWRATRVGRAQFNNLEALIMAAIFYWVMTLILTYVQSIIEARLSKGDR; encoded by the coding sequence ATGAATGCATTTGCCAAAGGGAAAGAGGGAGAAGCCAAATCGCAGGGCGATCTATTATTCGAAGCCCAGCAGCGCAAAAACCGGCAGTTCACCCGTAATGTAGGAGTTTCCTGGGGGATCTTATTTCTTATCGTTGTGTACTTTTTTAGCGGTTCCAGTTTTCTGGGGATAAAGACCATCCAACTGAACACCGATTTCATCGTCAAGCAGATCGGTTTCATTGCGCAAGGCTTACCGCAGACCCTGCTGGTATCCATCCTTGCGATCACGCTGGCAATGATCCTGGCGCTGTTAGCCGCCCTGGGGCGACTCTCGACCTTTCCGCCGTTCTATGCGCTCAGCACGTTCTACGTTTCGCTCATCCGCGGAACGCCGCTCTACCTGCAGATATTCTTCTTCTTTCTCGCCCTGCCGCAGCTTGGCATCATATTGACCGGCTTGTTCGCCGGTGTGCTGGCGCTTGGGCTGAACTACGGCGCATACATGAGCGAGATCTTCCGCGCCGGGCTGGCATCCGTCGGCAAGGGACAGCGGGAGGCGGCTGCCGCACTCGGCATGACCCCCTTGCAGACCATGCGCCGCGTCATTCTGCCGCAGGCACTGCGCTTCGCCATCCCGCCCGTCGGCAACGAATTCATCGCCATGACAAAAGACTCCGCGCTCGTCTCCGCGACGGGGTTCGTGCATGAAATCATGTGGCGCGCCACCCGCGTGGGACGCGCCCAGTTCAACAACCTCGAAGCGCTCATCATGGCGGCGATCTTCTACTGGGTGATGACCCTGATCCTGACCTACGTCCAGAGCATCATCGAAGCCCGCCTCTCCAAAGGAGACCGATAA
- a CDS encoding amino acid ABC transporter ATP-binding protein yields the protein MMPIVRISNLDKYFGRLHVLKDISLQVAEREVVCLIGRSGSGKSTLLRCINFLEEPSHGTIEVDGIRVEGGEKGRVHRQLVHDVRLKTGMVFQEFNLFPHMSVLENVIEGPVTVKGMDRKQAIELAEQHLDSVGLLFKKDEYPNRLSGGQKQRVAIARALTMEPRVMLFDEPTSALDPELIGEVLNVMKKVAKEGMTMLVVTHEMGFAREVADRVLVMADGELIEDNNPEQIFNSPKDPRTEALIIRYRTGGG from the coding sequence ATGATGCCCATCGTACGAATTTCCAACCTCGACAAATACTTCGGACGCCTGCACGTCTTGAAGGACATCAGCCTCCAGGTGGCGGAACGTGAAGTCGTCTGCCTGATCGGGCGCAGCGGCTCGGGCAAAAGCACCCTGCTGCGCTGCATCAACTTCCTCGAAGAGCCCTCCCACGGAACCATAGAAGTGGACGGCATCCGTGTGGAAGGCGGCGAGAAGGGAAGAGTGCACCGTCAACTGGTGCATGATGTGCGCCTGAAGACCGGCATGGTCTTTCAGGAGTTCAATCTCTTCCCGCACATGTCCGTGCTGGAAAATGTCATCGAAGGACCGGTCACCGTCAAAGGCATGGACCGCAAACAGGCGATCGAACTCGCCGAGCAACACCTAGACAGCGTCGGTCTGCTGTTCAAAAAGGACGAATATCCCAACCGTCTCTCCGGCGGGCAGAAACAGCGCGTCGCCATCGCCCGCGCCCTGACCATGGAACCGCGCGTCATGCTCTTCGACGAACCCACCTCCGCGCTCGACCCTGAACTGATCGGCGAAGTGCTAAACGTGATGAAAAAGGTTGCCAAGGAAGGTATGACCATGCTGGTCGTCACGCACGAAATGGGCTTCGCCCGCGAAGTGGCAGACCGCGTGCTCGTCATGGCGGATGGAGAACTGATCGAAGACAACAACCCCGAACAGATCTTCAACAGCCCCAAAGACCCGCGCACCGAAGCGCTCATCATCCGCTATCGCACGGGCGGCGGTTAA
- a CDS encoding arginine deiminase family protein — translation MTIAITRKVSPRFNECEITHIERTPIDVNTARAQHDEYVKILSQLGCQVIELPEEPDLPDSVFVEDTAFILPEVAVITRPGADSRKPETESIARALSPHRPLVHVSAPASVDGGDVLVLGKNIYIGLSTRSNMEAVEQLNESLGRFGYTVIGLELTDCLHLKTAVTRVDDKTLLINKNWVDADHFNGFDLIEVDASEPFAANCLPVNGSIIYPTTFPRTRRKLEEKGFRVVDVNLEELAKAEGAVTCCSLIVA, via the coding sequence ATGACCATCGCCATCACCCGCAAGGTCAGCCCGCGTTTCAACGAGTGCGAGATCACCCATATCGAGCGCACGCCCATCGATGTTAACACCGCGCGCGCACAGCATGACGAATATGTAAAAATTCTGTCACAGCTTGGTTGTCAGGTCATCGAACTGCCCGAAGAACCAGACCTGCCCGACTCGGTCTTCGTGGAAGATACCGCCTTTATCCTGCCTGAGGTCGCGGTCATCACCCGCCCCGGCGCTGATTCGCGCAAACCCGAAACCGAATCCATCGCCCGCGCCTTGTCGCCTCACCGTCCGCTCGTGCATGTCAGCGCGCCCGCCAGCGTGGACGGCGGCGACGTGCTCGTGCTTGGTAAAAATATTTACATCGGCTTGTCCACGCGCAGCAACATGGAAGCGGTCGAGCAGCTCAATGAGTCACTGGGCAGGTTTGGATACACGGTCATCGGGCTAGAGTTGACCGATTGCCTGCACCTCAAGACCGCCGTCACACGTGTGGATGACAAGACCCTGCTCATCAACAAAAATTGGGTGGATGCAGATCACTTCAACGGATTCGACCTGATCGAAGTGGACGCCTCGGAACCCTTCGCCGCAAATTGTCTGCCGGTCAATGGCAGCATCATCTACCCGACGACGTTCCCGCGCACCCGGCGCAAGCTGGAAGAAAAAGGATTCCGCGTGGTCGATGTCAATTTGGAAGAGCTGGCAAAGGCGGAGGGCGCGGTTACGTGTTGCAGTCTGATCGTGGCGTGA
- the plsX gene encoding phosphate acyltransferase PlsX, with protein sequence MARIVVDAMGSDDHPVPDVTGAVQAAREYGVEIILVGDEEKIQPVLEKQNTQGLNIRVVHAPEMLGMDDKGEKLVLKARAKDSKNSMAVGMDLVKRGEADAFVTAGNTGAGMVTALFRLGRIRGVDRPALAPIFPTATGTCVVLDIGANPDCKPENLYQFGILGSIYAEKVRGVKSPKVGLISNGEEEGKGNELVKAATPLFKTSNLNYFGNVEGKEVIGGKVDVAVTDGFTGNVMLKSSEAVAKLITDKIREIIKNGSLTTKIGGLLVKPALGAIKRLLDPSEQGAAPMLGINGLVFIGHGRSDDFAIKNAVRVAKHAVDVKVLDAMKSAIEESLKK encoded by the coding sequence ATGGCTCGAATCGTTGTAGATGCAATGGGAAGCGACGACCACCCCGTCCCCGATGTTACAGGCGCGGTGCAGGCGGCGAGGGAATACGGCGTGGAGATCATTCTGGTCGGAGATGAAGAGAAGATACAGCCTGTTCTTGAAAAGCAAAATACGCAGGGATTGAACATCCGCGTGGTGCATGCGCCGGAGATGCTGGGCATGGACGATAAAGGTGAAAAGCTGGTGCTGAAAGCCCGCGCCAAGGATTCGAAGAATTCGATGGCGGTCGGCATGGATCTGGTGAAACGCGGCGAAGCGGACGCCTTCGTGACGGCTGGCAATACCGGCGCGGGCATGGTCACCGCCCTGTTCCGCCTCGGACGCATCCGCGGGGTGGACCGCCCCGCCCTGGCACCCATCTTCCCGACTGCAACCGGGACCTGTGTGGTGCTGGATATCGGCGCGAACCCTGATTGCAAGCCGGAGAATTTATATCAATTCGGGATCCTGGGGAGCATCTATGCCGAGAAAGTGCGCGGCGTGAAAAGCCCGAAAGTCGGGTTGATCTCGAACGGCGAAGAAGAAGGCAAGGGCAATGAACTGGTCAAAGCCGCCACGCCACTGTTCAAGACAAGCAACTTGAACTATTTCGGCAACGTGGAAGGCAAGGAAGTCATCGGCGGCAAAGTGGATGTGGCAGTGACGGACGGCTTTACCGGCAACGTGATGCTCAAATCGTCCGAAGCGGTCGCCAAACTGATCACGGACAAGATCCGCGAGATCATCAAGAACGGCAGTCTCACCACCAAGATCGGCGGATTGCTGGTCAAGCCTGCCTTGGGCGCGATCAAACGCCTGCTCGATCCGAGCGAACAGGGCGCCGCTCCCATGCTGGGCATCAACGGGCTGGTCTTCATCGGGCATGGTCGCTCGGACGACTTCGCCATCAAGAACGCCGTCCGCGTGGCAAAACACGCAGTGGACGTAAAAGTGCTGGACGCAATGAAATCTGCGATCGAAGAGAGTTTAAAAAAGTAA